A window of the Myxococcus virescens genome harbors these coding sequences:
- a CDS encoding DUF2378 family protein produces the protein MERGKWDTPEDVERELSSRLALVEASEGIRGMHFAAVLDTVRFLGGEQAVAPIQQGGDYPADLDTTELYPVPPFMRVFFSAARLLAPQLGGVEEAMRQLGVQGTLAFINSMFGAEVRQQVGGEPKRLVEMLPEAYRMAINFGELQVAWTGPRSGRIHMRRIFTPVAYNEGMLEGALLAVGAQDIQVRGGQTSLLDSEYTLSWDS, from the coding sequence ATGGAGCGCGGCAAGTGGGACACGCCAGAGGATGTGGAGCGCGAGCTGAGCTCGCGGCTCGCGCTCGTGGAAGCGTCCGAGGGCATTCGTGGCATGCACTTCGCGGCCGTCCTCGACACCGTGCGCTTCCTCGGCGGTGAGCAGGCGGTGGCTCCCATCCAGCAGGGCGGTGACTACCCCGCCGACCTGGACACCACCGAGCTCTACCCCGTCCCGCCGTTCATGCGCGTGTTCTTCTCCGCGGCCCGGCTGCTGGCACCGCAGCTCGGCGGTGTCGAGGAGGCCATGCGGCAGCTCGGCGTCCAGGGCACGCTGGCCTTCATCAACTCCATGTTCGGTGCCGAGGTCCGGCAGCAGGTGGGCGGCGAGCCCAAGCGCCTCGTGGAGATGCTCCCCGAGGCCTACCGCATGGCCATCAACTTCGGAGAGCTGCAGGTGGCGTGGACGGGCCCGCGCTCGGGCCGCATCCACATGCGCCGCATCTTCACCCCCGTGGCCTACAACGAGGGCATGCTCGAAGGCGCGCTGCTGGCCGTGGGCGCCCAGGACATCCAGGTGCGCGGCGGACAGACGTCCCTGCTGGACAGCGAGTACACGCTGTCCTGGGACTCGTGA
- a CDS encoding glycoside hydrolase family 15 protein, whose amino-acid sequence MALPIEAHALIGDTHSAALVANDGAIDWLCWPRFDSDACFAALLGEPRHGFWRITPTVPVRRVHRRYVRDTLVLETEFHTDAGTVRLCDFMPLRADTPQLIRIVEARTGQVPLHLEFAPCFGYGDRTPWARLIPGGVSTKAGPDALYLSTELPLRLEHSHVLADFAVPEGQRLAFVLSWHPSHLPPPRQPPDPFLTRADTERWWRAWARRCIHESPWRAQVLRSLITLKALTYSPTGGVVAAPTTSLPERMGGVRNWDYRYCWLRDATLTLLTLLDAGYTQEAQAWRDWLLRAVAGEPDELQILYGVAGERRVTELELPWLPGFASSRPVRIGNAAVGQFQLDVFGEIADCLYHALRHGVCSDAEAWDVSVHLLRFVERHWDQPDEGIWEVRGGRQQFTHSKVMAWVAMDRMVKTADLRGMRGAQVEHWKALRAQMHADICARGYDARRNTFTQAFGSQALDASLLLIPMVGFLPPDDVRVRGTVEAVRRELCHDGLVRRYHTHETRDGLPPGEGVFLACSFWLADALALMGRKDEARALFERLLGLCNDVGLLSEEYDPVAHKMVGNFPQAFSHLALVGTALNLSREGGPVQQRSH is encoded by the coding sequence ATGGCGCTGCCCATCGAAGCCCATGCCCTCATTGGAGACACGCACAGCGCCGCGCTGGTGGCGAATGACGGCGCCATCGACTGGCTGTGCTGGCCGCGCTTCGACTCAGACGCGTGCTTCGCGGCGCTGCTGGGTGAGCCGCGGCATGGCTTCTGGCGCATCACCCCCACCGTGCCCGTGCGGCGCGTCCACCGCCGCTACGTGCGCGACACGCTGGTCCTGGAGACGGAGTTCCACACCGACGCTGGCACCGTGCGCCTGTGCGACTTCATGCCGCTGCGCGCGGACACGCCGCAGTTGATTCGCATCGTGGAGGCCCGCACCGGACAGGTGCCGCTCCACCTGGAGTTCGCCCCCTGCTTCGGCTACGGCGACCGCACGCCCTGGGCCCGCCTGATTCCGGGAGGCGTCAGCACCAAGGCCGGCCCGGATGCGCTCTACCTGTCCACGGAGCTGCCGCTGCGTCTGGAGCACAGCCATGTGCTCGCGGACTTCGCCGTGCCGGAAGGGCAGCGCCTGGCCTTCGTCCTGTCCTGGCACCCTTCGCACCTGCCTCCGCCCCGGCAGCCGCCGGACCCCTTCCTCACGCGCGCGGACACGGAGCGGTGGTGGCGCGCCTGGGCGCGCCGCTGCATCCATGAGAGCCCCTGGCGCGCGCAGGTGCTGCGCTCGCTCATCACCCTCAAGGCGCTCACCTACTCCCCCACCGGCGGCGTGGTCGCCGCGCCCACCACGTCCCTGCCGGAGCGGATGGGCGGCGTGCGCAACTGGGACTACCGTTACTGCTGGCTGCGGGATGCCACGCTGACGCTGCTGACCCTGCTGGACGCCGGCTACACCCAGGAAGCCCAGGCCTGGCGGGACTGGCTGCTGCGCGCGGTGGCTGGAGAGCCCGACGAGCTCCAAATCCTCTACGGCGTGGCCGGAGAGCGCCGCGTCACCGAGCTGGAGCTGCCGTGGCTGCCGGGCTTCGCGAGCTCGCGCCCGGTGCGCATCGGCAACGCCGCCGTGGGCCAGTTCCAGTTGGACGTCTTCGGCGAGATTGCCGACTGCCTCTACCACGCGCTCCGTCACGGCGTCTGCTCGGACGCCGAGGCCTGGGACGTGAGCGTGCACCTGCTGCGCTTCGTGGAGCGCCACTGGGACCAGCCCGACGAGGGCATCTGGGAGGTGCGCGGCGGGCGACAGCAGTTCACCCACTCCAAGGTCATGGCCTGGGTGGCCATGGACCGGATGGTGAAGACGGCGGACCTGCGCGGCATGCGCGGCGCGCAGGTGGAGCACTGGAAGGCGCTGCGGGCGCAGATGCACGCGGACATCTGCGCGCGGGGCTACGACGCGCGCCGCAACACCTTCACCCAGGCCTTTGGCAGCCAGGCCCTGGACGCCAGCCTGCTGTTGATTCCCATGGTGGGCTTCCTCCCGCCCGACGACGTCCGCGTGCGCGGCACCGTGGAGGCCGTCCGCCGCGAGCTGTGCCACGACGGGCTGGTGCGCCGCTACCACACGCACGAGACGCGGGACGGCCTCCCTCCGGGCGAAGGCGTCTTCCTGGCGTGCAGCTTCTGGCTGGCGGACGCGCTGGCGCTGATGGGCCGCAAGGACGAGGCGCGCGCGCTGTTCGAGCGCCTGCTGGGCCTGTGCAACGACGTGGGCCTGCTGTCCGAGGAATACGACCCGGTGGCCCACAAGATGGTGGGCAACTTCCCGCAGGCCTTCAGCCACCTCGCGCTGGTGGGCACCGCGCTGAACCTGTCGCGAGAGGGCGGCCCCGTTCAGCAGCGGAGCCACTGA
- a CDS encoding proline dehydrogenase family protein — MTTDATHLPRSALLFLARRPGLESAAMRLRPFRRLASRFIAGETLEEAVDAVKALSARGLMASFDHLNEAVQTPEETREEVRQYQRLLARIDVVGVRANVSLKLTQCGLLFDEALALENARTVVAEAAAHDSFVRIDMEDSSVTQVTLDIVRQLRAEFGEPHVGAVLQSALRRTEQDAKELCAQRIRIRLCKGAYLEKPDVAFPDKRDVDASFVRTMRVLLDSGMYHGIATHDERMIEAALDHAAKRGLPRGAFEFQMLYGIRRDLQERLVREGHPVRIYVPYGRHWYPYFMRRLAERPANLAFLLRNLARG, encoded by the coding sequence ATGACCACCGACGCCACCCACCTGCCCCGCTCCGCCCTGCTGTTCCTGGCCCGACGCCCTGGACTGGAGAGCGCCGCCATGCGCCTGCGCCCCTTCCGGCGGCTGGCCTCGCGCTTCATCGCCGGAGAGACGCTGGAGGAGGCCGTGGACGCCGTGAAGGCGCTGTCCGCGCGCGGGCTCATGGCGTCGTTCGACCACCTCAACGAGGCCGTCCAGACGCCCGAGGAGACGCGGGAGGAGGTGCGCCAGTACCAGCGGCTGCTGGCCCGCATCGACGTGGTGGGCGTGCGGGCCAACGTGTCGCTGAAGCTCACCCAGTGCGGGCTGCTGTTCGATGAAGCCCTGGCCCTGGAGAACGCGCGCACGGTGGTGGCCGAGGCCGCGGCCCACGACTCCTTCGTGCGCATCGACATGGAGGACAGCTCGGTGACGCAGGTGACGCTGGACATCGTGCGACAGCTGCGCGCGGAGTTCGGCGAGCCCCATGTCGGCGCCGTGTTGCAAAGCGCCTTGCGGCGCACGGAGCAGGACGCGAAGGAACTGTGCGCACAGCGCATCCGCATCCGTCTCTGCAAGGGTGCCTATCTGGAGAAGCCCGACGTGGCCTTCCCAGACAAGCGGGACGTGGATGCCAGCTTCGTTCGCACCATGCGGGTGCTGCTGGACAGCGGCATGTATCATGGCATCGCCACGCACGATGAACGGATGATTGAAGCGGCACTGGACCACGCGGCGAAGCGCGGACTGCCGCGCGGCGCCTTCGAGTTCCAGATGCTGTACGGCATCCGCAGGGACTTGCAGGAGCGACTCGTGAGGGAGGGTCACCCGGTACGCATCTACGTGCCGTACGGACGGCACTGGTACCCGTACTTCATGCGCCGACTGGCCGAGCGCCCCGCCAACCTGGCCTTCCTTCTGCGCAACCTGGCACGTGGGTAG
- a CDS encoding alpha/beta fold hydrolase: MREALSSRPGGHPHGPPLVPKVDDIQQGYAHLSCERRPVRGTPVRLFTFPEGNTDASRTVVCLPGLGASGRSFAPMEPLTGALRLLLWTPPLRTPATHTPLLWNLAVLDHAEALLPGRFALLGSSYGSLLAMAYALAHPERVKALVLVSPVASVHRIRRLALTLSTLVRAPRPLAYLLAPTVARVLGGQRLPPEGRAEIVREARRLSPVELLRRLRDILATDLMPRLHELQVPTLVIQGGQDVLVPPRAARDVARHIPGARLALIRGASHLPYMSHPDAFNTLAGDFLRQHLH; the protein is encoded by the coding sequence ATGCGTGAAGCCCTGTCATCCCGCCCGGGGGGACATCCCCACGGCCCGCCGCTCGTCCCGAAGGTGGACGACATCCAGCAGGGCTATGCCCACCTGTCTTGTGAACGCCGTCCCGTGCGAGGCACACCGGTACGCCTGTTCACCTTTCCAGAGGGCAACACGGACGCGTCACGCACCGTGGTGTGTCTTCCGGGGCTGGGGGCCAGTGGCCGTTCCTTCGCGCCCATGGAGCCACTGACGGGCGCGCTGAGGCTGCTGCTCTGGACGCCGCCCCTGCGCACCCCCGCCACCCACACCCCGCTCTTGTGGAACCTGGCGGTGCTGGACCACGCGGAGGCCCTGCTGCCGGGGCGCTTCGCCCTGCTGGGGTCGTCCTACGGCAGCCTGCTGGCCATGGCCTATGCCCTGGCCCACCCGGAGCGGGTGAAGGCGCTGGTGCTGGTGTCACCGGTGGCCAGCGTGCACCGCATCCGCCGGCTGGCCCTGACGCTGTCCACCCTGGTGCGCGCCCCCCGGCCCCTGGCGTACCTGCTGGCGCCCACCGTGGCCCGGGTGCTGGGAGGCCAGCGGTTGCCGCCGGAGGGCCGGGCCGAAATCGTGCGCGAGGCCCGGCGCTTGTCCCCGGTGGAGCTGCTGCGCCGGCTGCGGGACATCCTGGCCACGGACCTGATGCCCCGGCTCCATGAGCTCCAGGTGCCCACGCTCGTCATCCAGGGCGGCCAGGACGTGCTGGTGCCGCCGCGCGCCGCCCGCGACGTGGCCCGGCACATCCCCGGAGCCCGGCTGGCGCTCATCCGGGGCGCCAGCCACCTGCCCTACATGAGCCACCCCGATGCCTTCAACACGCTGGCCGGGGACTTCCTCCGGCAGCACCTGCACTGA
- a CDS encoding lysophospholipid acyltransferase family protein, whose protein sequence is MDAPLASLRRAVFRLAEQGAALSALYHRARLLGCEHLPLKGPVLLVGNHGVWGYETPAFFHLIHQGTGRYPLGLTERGFFRIPLIRTVLPWLGGVEGTRENAMTALRAGSLVVCYPGGAWETFKHSHGRYRLRWEQSLGFARLAARAGVPVVPFAGQGVDDTFRWPPGEERLRVRLTNDDKYRMPLVMGMGPLPWPVRLTFHLGTPHAPPPPDASESRLRAFRDTVAASVRGLLTRHSHA, encoded by the coding sequence TCGGCCCTGTACCACCGGGCGCGGCTGCTGGGCTGCGAGCACCTGCCATTGAAAGGCCCGGTGCTGCTGGTGGGGAACCACGGCGTCTGGGGTTACGAGACACCTGCCTTCTTTCATCTGATCCACCAGGGCACCGGCCGCTATCCATTGGGCCTGACGGAACGGGGATTCTTCCGCATCCCGTTGATCCGCACGGTGTTGCCATGGCTGGGCGGCGTGGAGGGGACGCGGGAGAACGCCATGACGGCGCTTCGGGCGGGCTCACTGGTCGTCTGCTATCCGGGGGGCGCGTGGGAGACCTTCAAGCACAGCCACGGGCGCTACCGGCTGCGCTGGGAGCAGTCGCTGGGCTTCGCGCGGCTGGCGGCCCGCGCCGGCGTGCCGGTGGTGCCCTTCGCCGGCCAGGGGGTGGATGACACCTTCCGGTGGCCCCCGGGCGAGGAACGCCTGCGCGTGCGCCTGACGAACGATGACAAATACCGGATGCCGTTGGTGATGGGCATGGGGCCCCTGCCCTGGCCCGTGCGGCTCACCTTCCACCTGGGGACGCCTCACGCCCCGCCGCCTCCGGATGCCAGTGAATCCCGCCTCCGGGCCTTCCGGGACACCGTGGCCGCCAGCGTGCGGGGGCTCCTGACGAGGCATTCCCATGCGTGA